One Nostoc punctiforme PCC 73102 DNA window includes the following coding sequences:
- a CDS encoding NAD-dependent epimerase/dehydratase family protein has product MKVLVIGGDGYCGWATALYLSNRGYEVGILDSLVRRHWDNELGVETLTPIALIQQRLQRWQDLTGKSIDLFIGDITNYEFLSKTLHQFQPNALVHFGEQRSAPFSMIDREHAVLTQVNNVVGTLNLLYAMREDFPDCHLVKLGTMGEYGTPNIDIEEGYITIEHNGRKDTLPYPKQPGSMYHLSKVHDSHNIHFACRIWGLRATDLNQGVVYGVLTEETGMDELLINRLDYDGVFGTALNRFCIQAAIGHPLTVYGKGGQTRGFLDIRDTVRCVELAIANPAQPGEFRVFNQFTEQFSVGDLALMVKNAGNAMGLKVEINHLDNPRVEKEEHYFNAKNTKLLDLGLQPHLLSDSLLDSLLNFAIKYQKRVDHKQIMPKVSWHRN; this is encoded by the coding sequence ATGAAAGTCCTGGTTATTGGTGGTGATGGATATTGCGGTTGGGCAACTGCTCTTTACCTTTCCAATCGAGGTTATGAAGTTGGAATTTTAGATAGTTTGGTGCGGCGGCACTGGGATAATGAACTAGGTGTCGAAACTCTCACTCCGATCGCACTAATTCAACAACGTCTCCAGCGCTGGCAAGATTTGACAGGTAAATCTATCGACTTGTTCATCGGCGATATTACAAATTACGAATTTCTTAGCAAAACCTTACATCAATTTCAGCCAAATGCCCTAGTGCATTTTGGTGAACAGCGTTCGGCCCCATTTTCCATGATTGACCGAGAACACGCAGTTCTCACCCAGGTCAATAATGTAGTTGGGACGTTGAACTTGTTGTACGCCATGCGGGAAGATTTCCCGGACTGTCATTTGGTGAAGCTGGGAACGATGGGTGAATACGGTACACCCAACATCGACATCGAAGAAGGGTATATCACCATTGAACACAATGGACGTAAGGATACCCTACCTTATCCCAAGCAGCCTGGCTCGATGTACCATTTAAGCAAAGTTCATGATAGTCATAATATCCACTTTGCTTGCCGGATTTGGGGATTGCGGGCAACTGATTTAAATCAGGGCGTAGTTTATGGTGTCTTAACCGAAGAAACGGGGATGGACGAACTATTGATTAATCGCCTGGATTACGATGGTGTGTTTGGTACAGCACTAAACCGCTTTTGTATTCAAGCCGCAATTGGACATCCCTTAACTGTCTACGGTAAAGGTGGACAAACTCGTGGGTTTTTGGATATTCGGGATACAGTACGATGTGTGGAATTAGCGATCGCTAACCCCGCACAACCTGGTGAATTCCGCGTATTTAACCAATTTACCGAACAATTCAGCGTCGGTGATTTGGCATTGATGGTGAAAAATGCTGGTAACGCTATGGGATTGAAGGTAGAAATCAATCACTTAGATAATCCCAGAGTTGAGAAAGAAGAACATTACTTCAACGCTAAAAACACTAAATTGCTCGATTTAGGTTTACAGCCTCACTTGCTCTCTGATTCTCTACTCGATTCTCTGTTAAACTTTGCTATTAAGTATCAGAAACGAGTCGATCACAAGCAAATTATGCCCAAAGTCTCTTGGCACAGAAATTAG
- a CDS encoding glycosyltransferase family 4 protein: MRIALFTETFLPKVDGIVTRLRHTVDHLQRSGNQVLVIAPDGGITEHKGAKVYGITGFPLPLYPELKMALPRPAIGYALEEFKPEVIHVVNPAVLGLAGIFYSKILKIPLVASYHTHLPQYLQHYGLGMLEGFLWELLKGAHNQAALNLCTSTAMVEELTGHGIERVDLWQRGVDTELFHPDLANVEMRSRLSQNHPESPLLLYVGRLSAEKEIERIKPILEAIPEARLALVGDGPHRQALEKHFAGTNTYFVGYLMGQELGSAFASADAFIFPSRTETLGLVLLEAMAAGCPVVAARSGGIPDIVTDGVNGYLFEPTEDVKGAIAATVRLLEQKEQRDIIRQNARQEAESWGWAAATNQLQDYYQKIIFSEQLAK, translated from the coding sequence ATGAGAATTGCCCTATTTACTGAAACCTTTTTACCCAAGGTTGACGGCATTGTAACGCGTCTGCGCCATACTGTTGACCATCTACAGCGTAGTGGTAATCAAGTGCTGGTGATTGCCCCTGATGGAGGCATCACTGAACACAAAGGCGCTAAAGTTTACGGCATTACTGGCTTTCCTCTGCCATTGTATCCAGAATTGAAAATGGCACTTCCTCGCCCAGCCATTGGTTATGCTTTAGAAGAGTTTAAGCCAGAGGTGATTCATGTCGTGAATCCAGCCGTTTTGGGTTTAGCTGGCATATTTTACAGCAAAATCCTCAAAATACCCTTAGTAGCGTCTTACCATACCCATTTACCCCAATATCTTCAACATTACGGCTTGGGGATGCTGGAAGGTTTTCTTTGGGAACTGCTCAAAGGCGCTCATAATCAAGCAGCTTTGAATCTGTGTACCTCCACAGCAATGGTGGAGGAACTGACAGGACATGGGATTGAACGTGTAGATTTATGGCAGCGTGGGGTGGATACGGAATTATTTCACCCCGATTTAGCTAATGTAGAGATGCGATCGCGCCTATCCCAAAATCATCCAGAAAGTCCATTGCTACTTTACGTTGGGCGGCTTTCTGCTGAAAAAGAAATTGAGCGCATCAAACCAATTTTAGAAGCAATTCCCGAAGCGCGGTTAGCATTGGTTGGAGATGGCCCACACCGTCAAGCACTGGAAAAACACTTTGCTGGCACAAATACTTATTTTGTTGGATATCTTATGGGACAAGAATTAGGTTCTGCCTTTGCGAGTGCTGATGCCTTCATATTTCCTTCCCGTACAGAAACACTAGGCTTAGTACTACTAGAAGCGATGGCTGCTGGCTGTCCCGTGGTAGCAGCCCGTTCCGGGGGAATTCCTGATATTGTGACAGACGGGGTAAATGGATATCTTTTTGAGCCAACAGAAGATGTTAAAGGAGCAATCGCCGCTACTGTTCGCCTCTTAGAACAAAAAGAACAACGAGACATCATCCGTCAAAATGCTCGCCAGGAAGCAGAAAGTTGGGGTTGGGCAGCTGCAACCAATCAGCTACAAGATTACTACCAGAAGATAATATTTTCTGAGCAGTTGGCAAAATAA